The Streptomyces sp. NL15-2K genome contains a region encoding:
- the galE gene encoding UDP-glucose 4-epimerase GalE, which yields MTWLITGGAGYIGAHVVRAMTRTGERAVVYDDLSTGIAERVPAGVPLVVGSVLDGDRVARALADHGVTGVVHLAAKKQVGESVDLPLHYYRQNVEGLRVLLEAVTAAGVPSFVFSSSAAVYGMPDAALHGDLVTEETPCVPMSPYGETKLAGEWLVRATGKATGLSTASLRYFNVAGAASPDLADVGVFNLIPMVFEKLTENAPPRIFGDDYETPDGTCVRDYIHVVDLAEAHVAAARALQASPGRDLTLNIGRGEGVSVREMIDHINALTGYDRPPTVTPRRPGDPARVVASADRAAKELGWTAEHDVQDMITSAWEGWVRLHPEAARD from the coding sequence ATGACCTGGCTGATCACCGGAGGCGCCGGCTACATCGGGGCGCATGTCGTACGGGCGATGACCCGGACGGGTGAGCGGGCGGTGGTGTACGACGACCTGTCCACCGGCATCGCCGAGCGCGTCCCCGCCGGGGTCCCGCTGGTGGTGGGCTCGGTCCTGGACGGCGACCGCGTCGCCCGCGCCCTCGCGGACCACGGCGTCACCGGCGTCGTCCATCTGGCGGCGAAGAAGCAGGTCGGCGAATCGGTCGATCTGCCGCTGCACTACTACCGGCAGAACGTCGAGGGCCTGCGCGTCCTCCTGGAGGCCGTGACGGCGGCCGGTGTGCCGTCCTTCGTCTTCTCGTCCTCCGCGGCGGTGTACGGCATGCCGGACGCCGCACTCCATGGCGACCTGGTGACGGAGGAGACGCCCTGCGTGCCGATGTCGCCGTACGGCGAGACGAAGCTGGCCGGCGAGTGGCTGGTGCGGGCGACAGGCAAGGCCACAGGCCTGTCCACGGCATCGCTCCGCTACTTCAACGTGGCGGGCGCGGCGAGCCCGGACCTCGCGGACGTCGGCGTCTTCAACCTCATCCCCATGGTCTTCGAGAAGCTCACGGAGAACGCGCCCCCGCGCATCTTCGGCGACGACTACGAGACCCCGGACGGGACGTGCGTACGCGACTACATCCACGTCGTCGACCTGGCGGAGGCCCATGTAGCGGCGGCCCGCGCTCTCCAGGCCTCCCCCGGTCGCGACCTCACCCTCAACATCGGCCGCGGGGAAGGCGTCTCGGTCCGGGAGATGATCGACCACATCAACGCCCTCACCGGCTACGACCGTCCCCCCACGGTCACCCCACGCCGCCCCGGCGACCCAGCCCGCGTCGTCGCCTCCGCCGACCGCGCCGCCAAGGAACTGGGCTGGACGGCCGAACACGACGTGCAGGACATGATCACGTCGGCGTGGGAGGGCTGGGTACGGCTGCATCCGGAGGCGGCGCGGGACTGA
- a CDS encoding CDP-glycerol glycerophosphotransferase family protein, translating to MPRFSIIVPSHGVAGRLAQALDSVLAQSFGDFELIPVCDAPDSPAADVAAGHARRDSRVAPVHSPPSAGLAGARNTGMRAATGAYLLFLDGDDVLVPGALAALDARLTKTGDVDVLHFEHERTPWWEGEPSNPAAPVLATAPPGAFSPGRAPQLTGVQLPAWSAAYRRAFVTEQQLPFPGGHFTDIGFGGLAALKAERIAVERSVVVRHLVRRQGNRLNLPGEHHFELLDQADLVLTRAAEQGLSGERLHALFEHLFAAVLKTAAHPRRLPSQRRAYFRRASRLYRHHRPAGFRAPGGSLGVQHRLLASGSYAAFRALRGANQQASRTLEHLPRPHMLRTRLLYQHHLRRPMDPDLAVYCAYWGRGYACNPAAIHAKARELAPHIRSVFLVKADQAHAMPDGIDHAVIGSHRYWEVLARAKYLINNANFAEGVVKRPGSVHVQTQHGTPLKKMGVDQSTYPVVAAATGSFAKLLGRVDRWDYNLSSNRHSTQMWERAFPGSYEHLEYGYPRNDVYYTATADDVARIRRELGVPEGKTAVLYAPTHRDHHTGFESGLDLEAFCEEAGEDVVVLLRAHYFYDRGGKKSSGRIIDVTAHRSSEDVCLAADALVTDYSSIMFDYANLDRPIVVYADDWEVYRETRGVYFDLMVAPPGPVARTPEDLARVFRDGSYADPRSAAHRARFRERFCQFDDGRAAERVVRRVFLGEPPEAIPPVLPLAERVPAPAAATLVRS from the coding sequence ATGCCCCGCTTCAGCATCATCGTCCCGTCCCATGGGGTAGCGGGCCGGCTGGCCCAGGCGCTGGACTCGGTCCTCGCCCAGTCCTTCGGCGACTTCGAGCTGATCCCGGTCTGCGACGCGCCCGACTCCCCCGCCGCGGACGTCGCCGCCGGGCACGCCCGCCGGGACTCGCGGGTGGCCCCGGTGCACTCGCCGCCGTCGGCGGGCCTGGCCGGGGCGCGCAACACCGGGATGCGGGCGGCGACCGGCGCGTATCTGCTGTTCCTCGACGGCGACGATGTCCTCGTCCCGGGCGCGCTGGCCGCGCTGGACGCACGCCTGACGAAGACCGGCGACGTCGACGTGCTGCACTTCGAGCACGAGCGCACGCCCTGGTGGGAGGGCGAGCCGAGCAACCCGGCGGCACCGGTGCTCGCGACGGCACCGCCCGGCGCCTTCTCCCCCGGCCGGGCTCCGCAGCTGACCGGCGTACAGCTCCCGGCGTGGAGCGCGGCCTACCGCCGCGCCTTCGTCACCGAGCAGCAACTTCCGTTCCCCGGCGGTCATTTCACCGACATCGGCTTCGGTGGTCTGGCCGCGCTGAAGGCGGAGCGGATCGCGGTGGAGCGCTCGGTCGTCGTCCGGCATCTGGTGCGCCGGCAGGGCAACCGGCTCAACCTGCCGGGCGAGCACCACTTCGAACTGCTCGACCAGGCCGACCTGGTGCTCACCCGCGCCGCCGAACAGGGCCTGTCCGGCGAGCGGCTGCACGCCCTGTTCGAGCACCTCTTCGCCGCCGTCCTGAAGACCGCCGCCCACCCCCGCCGGCTGCCCTCCCAGCGCCGCGCCTACTTCCGCCGGGCGAGCAGGCTGTACCGGCACCACCGCCCCGCCGGATTCCGGGCGCCGGGCGGCAGCCTGGGCGTGCAGCACCGGCTGCTGGCGAGCGGCTCGTACGCGGCGTTCCGCGCCCTGCGCGGCGCCAACCAGCAGGCCTCCAGGACGCTGGAGCACCTCCCGCGCCCCCACATGCTGCGCACCCGCCTGCTCTACCAGCACCATCTGCGCCGCCCCATGGACCCCGACCTCGCGGTGTACTGCGCCTACTGGGGCCGCGGTTACGCCTGCAACCCGGCCGCGATCCACGCCAAGGCCCGCGAACTCGCCCCGCACATCCGCTCGGTGTTCCTGGTGAAGGCCGACCAGGCGCACGCCATGCCCGACGGCATCGACCACGCCGTCATTGGCAGCCACCGCTACTGGGAGGTGCTGGCCCGCGCCAAGTACCTGATCAACAACGCCAACTTCGCGGAGGGCGTGGTCAAGCGCCCCGGCAGCGTGCACGTCCAGACGCAGCACGGCACCCCGCTGAAGAAGATGGGCGTCGACCAGTCGACGTACCCGGTGGTGGCGGCCGCGACCGGCAGCTTCGCCAAGCTGCTGGGCCGCGTGGACCGCTGGGACTACAACCTCTCCTCCAACCGCCATTCCACCCAGATGTGGGAGCGCGCCTTCCCGGGCTCGTACGAGCACCTGGAGTACGGCTATCCGCGCAACGACGTCTACTACACGGCGACCGCGGACGACGTGGCCCGGATCCGCCGGGAGCTGGGCGTCCCCGAGGGCAAGACGGCCGTGCTCTACGCCCCCACCCACCGCGACCACCACACCGGCTTCGAGAGCGGGCTGGACCTGGAGGCCTTCTGCGAGGAGGCCGGCGAGGACGTGGTCGTGCTGCTGCGCGCCCACTACTTCTACGACCGGGGCGGGAAGAAGAGCAGCGGCCGGATCATCGACGTGACCGCCCACCGCTCCTCCGAGGACGTCTGCCTGGCCGCCGACGCGCTGGTCACCGACTACTCGTCGATCATGTTCGACTACGCCAACCTGGACCGGCCGATCGTCGTGTACGCCGACGACTGGGAGGTCTACCGGGAGACGCGCGGCGTCTACTTCGACCTCATGGTGGCCCCGCCGGGCCCCGTGGCCCGGACGCCGGAGGATCTGGCGCGGGTCTTCCGCGACGGCTCCTACGCGGATCCCCGGTCGGCCGCGCACCGGGCCCGCTTCCGTGAGCGCTTCTGCCAGTTCGACGACGGACGCGCCGCCGAGCGCGTCGTACGCCGGGTGTTCCTGGGCGAGCCGCCCGAGGCGATCCCACCCGTGCTGCCGCTCGCGGAGCGCGTCCCGGCCCCCGCCGCCGCCACCCTCGTAAGGAGCTGA
- a CDS encoding type II toxin-antitoxin system RelE/ParE family toxin yields MEPPNPFVYRLVIVPEVRDWLHQLRRDDPETLKHISAALTRLQERGPGLGRPTADRITGSQYAMKELRPRSGGRVSIRMLYVFDPQRQAVVLAAGNKAGNWTGWYDETIPIAEDRYERHLKEMEEGRR; encoded by the coding sequence TTGGAGCCACCGAACCCATTTGTCTATCGGCTGGTCATCGTCCCAGAGGTTCGAGACTGGCTGCACCAGCTCAGGCGGGACGACCCGGAAACGCTGAAACACATCTCCGCCGCACTCACTCGGCTGCAGGAACGAGGGCCAGGGCTGGGGCGCCCGACAGCCGATCGGATCACCGGGTCCCAGTACGCGATGAAGGAACTCCGGCCGCGCTCAGGCGGTCGGGTATCCATCCGCATGCTGTACGTTTTCGACCCCCAGCGCCAGGCGGTTGTTCTCGCCGCCGGTAACAAGGCCGGAAACTGGACCGGCTGGTACGACGAGACGATCCCGATCGCCGAAGACCGATATGAGCGACACTTGAAGGAGATGGAGGAGGGCCGACGATGA
- a CDS encoding organic hydroperoxide resistance protein, which yields MDALYTAVATATHGRDGRAVSSDGKIDLALGIPVEMGGNGQGTNPEQLFAAGYAACFGSALGLVGRQAKVDVSDAAVTAEVGIGKQGEGFGLKVALRVELPDSVDEETGRKLVEQAHQVCPYSNATRGNIEVDLVIE from the coding sequence ATGGACGCGCTCTACACCGCTGTCGCCACCGCCACCCACGGCCGTGACGGACGTGCCGTCTCCTCCGACGGCAAGATCGACCTGGCGCTCGGCATACCGGTGGAGATGGGCGGCAACGGGCAGGGCACCAACCCGGAGCAGCTGTTCGCCGCCGGTTACGCCGCCTGCTTCGGCAGCGCCCTCGGCCTCGTCGGCCGTCAGGCCAAGGTCGACGTGAGCGACGCCGCCGTCACCGCCGAGGTCGGCATCGGCAAGCAGGGCGAGGGCTTCGGCCTCAAGGTCGCCCTCCGCGTCGAGCTGCCCGACAGCGTGGACGAGGAGACCGGCCGCAAGCTGGTCGAGCAGGCCCACCAGGTCTGCCCCTACTCCAACGCCACCCGGGGCAACATCGAGGTCGACCTCGTCATCGAGTAA
- a CDS encoding glycosyltransferase family 2 protein, protein MKRPSDTPQVTAVTAVGLVGVVAVVVIGHNDASHVTDAVRSALAQGPAVAEVVAVDDCSTDGSADLLADLATTEPRVRVLRLPANSGGCGTPRNTGLDAVTSPYVMFLDSDDILPPGAVDALLTAATQAHAEVASGLCVRRELPEGREVPWQAPLYAAHAVIEHPARRPRLVHDTICVNKLYRTDFLNTHGIRFPEGRFPYEDFVFTARVLAAGPRIVLVPDTVYVWHVRRSAHRLSISLDRADIENWQARTHACRLTYEILLAAGQKVLARAARAKFLDHELRMYVHELGLHDANYRRAWWAHTRAYLAEYDAADWARNPTAPGRLLGRVILASPEPRDLPRLRELAARPARLLPPYAHAPDGTPVWSADLPGITLEPLLTCPVSLLPLTVDAELRPRARAGRLHLRLRLHDLYGRLAEAGGESGPDTVEVEWRHRTDCRARHSRTTALAPAPDGSWSAETTVDAAALGAGTWDLRLRLVFRDGAHREVTAHALAGAGLLRRRAGLSARHGLVLVRPYATHSGALALRVATGSRGVAAVARRRLRHLLH, encoded by the coding sequence ATGAAACGTCCCTCCGACACTCCCCAGGTCACCGCCGTCACCGCCGTCGGCCTTGTCGGCGTTGTCGCCGTCGTCGTCATCGGCCACAACGACGCCTCCCACGTGACGGACGCCGTCCGCTCGGCCCTCGCGCAGGGCCCCGCGGTCGCCGAGGTCGTCGCCGTCGACGACTGCTCGACGGACGGCAGCGCGGACCTGCTCGCCGACCTGGCCACCACGGAACCGCGCGTACGGGTGCTCCGGCTCCCGGCCAACAGCGGCGGCTGCGGCACCCCCCGCAACACCGGACTCGACGCGGTGACCTCGCCGTACGTGATGTTCCTGGACAGCGACGACATCCTGCCGCCCGGCGCGGTGGACGCACTGCTCACAGCGGCGACGCAGGCGCACGCGGAGGTGGCGAGCGGCCTGTGCGTGCGCCGCGAGCTGCCCGAAGGGCGCGAAGTCCCCTGGCAGGCGCCCCTTTACGCAGCGCACGCCGTGATCGAGCACCCCGCACGGCGCCCCCGCCTCGTCCACGACACGATCTGCGTCAACAAGCTCTACCGCACGGATTTCCTGAACACGCACGGCATCCGCTTCCCCGAGGGCCGCTTCCCCTACGAGGACTTCGTCTTCACCGCGCGCGTGCTGGCCGCCGGCCCGCGCATCGTCCTCGTCCCGGACACGGTCTACGTCTGGCACGTGCGCCGGTCCGCCCACCGCCTGTCCATCTCCCTCGACCGCGCCGACATCGAGAACTGGCAGGCACGCACGCACGCGTGCCGACTGACGTACGAGATCCTCCTCGCCGCCGGCCAGAAGGTGCTCGCACGGGCGGCGCGCGCGAAGTTCCTCGACCACGAGCTGCGCATGTACGTCCACGAGCTGGGGTTGCACGACGCGAACTACCGGCGTGCGTGGTGGGCGCACACGCGGGCGTACCTCGCGGAGTACGACGCGGCCGACTGGGCCCGGAACCCCACCGCACCCGGCCGCCTCCTCGGCCGCGTGATCCTGGCCTCCCCCGAGCCGCGCGACCTGCCCCGCCTCCGGGAGCTCGCGGCCCGCCCCGCACGCCTCCTCCCTCCCTACGCGCACGCCCCGGACGGCACCCCCGTCTGGTCGGCCGACCTCCCCGGGATCACCCTGGAACCCCTCCTCACCTGCCCCGTCAGCCTCCTCCCCCTCACCGTCGACGCGGAACTGCGCCCACGCGCGCGTGCCGGCCGCCTGCACCTGCGGCTGCGCCTGCACGACCTGTACGGCCGACTGGCCGAGGCGGGCGGCGAATCGGGCCCGGACACAGTGGAGGTGGAGTGGCGGCACCGCACGGACTGCCGCGCGCGTCACAGCCGTACGACCGCGCTCGCCCCCGCCCCCGACGGCAGCTGGTCGGCCGAGACGACGGTCGACGCGGCCGCGCTCGGCGCGGGCACCTGGGACCTGCGCCTGCGCCTCGTCTTCCGCGACGGCGCGCACCGTGAGGTCACGGCGCACGCACTCGCGGGCGCCGGTCTGCTGCGCCGTCGTGCCGGGCTGAGCGCCCGTCACGGCCTGGTGCTGGTGCGGCCGTACGCCACGCATTCCGGGGCACTGGCGCTGCGCGTCGCCACGGGTTCACGCGGAGTTGCCGCCGTTGCCCGCCGCAGGCTCCGTCACCTGCTTCACTGA
- a CDS encoding helix-turn-helix transcriptional regulator codes for MNNHEAGVYDTPDDLLAEFFDDPADREEVKREAERLAAEERGARLIELRERARATREDVARRMGVELARVITLESGAVSLPHIDLSHIDELEISTSDELIPLAQLIFDLAAYIQAIGGDVRLEITQPGGRVGFLPAPADRINADLLHTILKQKPESLKVIADVDGFRTEVA; via the coding sequence ATGAACAACCACGAAGCGGGCGTCTATGACACCCCTGACGACCTTCTCGCCGAATTCTTTGACGATCCCGCAGACCGCGAAGAAGTCAAGCGGGAAGCTGAGCGCCTGGCCGCAGAGGAACGCGGTGCAAGGCTCATCGAACTCCGCGAGCGCGCCCGCGCCACCCGCGAAGACGTCGCCCGCCGCATGGGCGTCGAACTCGCCCGTGTCATCACCCTGGAATCCGGCGCCGTCAGCCTCCCTCATATCGACCTCTCCCACATCGACGAACTGGAGATCAGCACCTCGGACGAGTTGATCCCCCTTGCCCAGCTCATCTTCGATCTGGCCGCCTATATCCAGGCCATTGGAGGGGACGTGCGGCTCGAGATCACTCAACCCGGCGGGCGAGTCGGGTTCCTCCCCGCCCCCGCAGATCGCATCAACGCCGACCTGCTCCACACGATCCTGAAGCAGAAACCGGAAAGCCTGAAGGTCATCGCAGACGTGGACGGCTTCCGCACCGAAGTCGCCTGA
- a CDS encoding bifunctional glycosyltransferase/CDP-glycerol:glycerophosphate glycerophosphotransferase has protein sequence MPRFSVIIPCFKVQGFLRECLDSVLEQSYRDIEVIAVNDCSPDGCGAILDEYAARDARVRVLHLPENVGLGRARNAGMPHATGDFLFFLDSDDTLTPGALRAMADRLAEASDPDVLVFDYARTYWWGGTRRNVLAHVLAEAGDGCFTVAERPEILDLLMVVWNKVYRRDFVEREGFSFPPGYYEDTPWTFPVLLSAERIATLDRICLNYRQRRQGNILSTTSRKHFDIHDQYERVFAYVGSRPRLASWRPYLHAKMGEHCLDILSKPDRLPPSDKGEFFRRTARMFREHKPPGASVAPELRVLEGSYAMYAAKRQAGRAGRELGRRAQQARRAAAVRLARGRSALSARRSLDPNLVVYSAFSHRGILGDPAAIYHKAREIAPHLRGVWVMQDEQQAALLPPDVEHVLVGSPRYRRITARATYFVNNVNWPGTLPKRPGSVHIHTHQGTPLKYMGADLLAKPGARHGVDVPQMLRRADRWDYSLVANRHSELVWERAYPCHFRSLRTGSPRNDALVNARPGDAEAVRARLGIPADHTVVLYAPTRRDYRRGGHVDRVDLARFAEDLGAGHTLVVRLHPSLATGPARGMGLAELHRRGILVDATDEPHVEDVLLASDVLVTDYSALMFDYALLDRPIVVHADDWGAYAASRGTYFDITADSPGHVSRSYRELAWLFASRTWQDEESARLRAAFRDRFCEYDDGRAAERVVRTLLLGEDGWVPEPAPVPEPLRAPAADRDLLTSS, from the coding sequence GTGCCCCGCTTCAGCGTGATCATCCCGTGTTTCAAGGTGCAGGGCTTCCTGCGCGAGTGCCTCGACTCGGTCCTGGAGCAGTCCTACCGGGACATCGAGGTCATCGCCGTGAACGACTGCTCACCGGACGGCTGCGGCGCGATCCTCGACGAGTACGCGGCCCGCGACGCGCGCGTCCGTGTCCTGCACCTGCCGGAGAACGTCGGCCTCGGCCGCGCCCGCAACGCCGGGATGCCGCACGCCACCGGCGACTTCCTGTTCTTCCTCGACAGCGACGACACCCTCACCCCGGGGGCGCTGCGCGCGATGGCAGACCGGTTGGCGGAGGCGTCCGACCCGGATGTGCTGGTCTTCGACTACGCGCGCACGTACTGGTGGGGCGGGACGCGCCGGAACGTACTGGCGCACGTGCTCGCGGAGGCCGGCGACGGTTGTTTCACCGTGGCCGAACGTCCCGAGATCCTCGACCTGCTGATGGTCGTGTGGAACAAGGTCTACCGCCGCGACTTCGTCGAGCGCGAGGGCTTCTCCTTCCCGCCGGGCTACTACGAGGACACGCCCTGGACGTTCCCCGTCCTGCTCAGCGCCGAGCGGATCGCCACGCTGGACCGGATCTGCCTGAACTACCGCCAGCGCCGCCAGGGCAACATCCTGTCCACGACCAGCCGCAAGCACTTCGACATCCACGACCAGTACGAGCGGGTCTTCGCGTACGTCGGCTCCCGGCCGCGGCTGGCGAGTTGGCGGCCGTATCTGCACGCCAAGATGGGCGAGCACTGCCTGGACATCCTCTCCAAGCCGGACCGGCTGCCCCCGTCCGACAAGGGCGAGTTCTTCCGCCGTACGGCCAGGATGTTCCGCGAGCACAAACCGCCGGGCGCGTCAGTCGCCCCGGAACTCCGCGTGCTGGAGGGCAGTTACGCCATGTACGCGGCCAAGCGGCAGGCCGGGCGGGCCGGGCGGGAACTCGGTCGGCGCGCACAGCAGGCACGACGGGCGGCGGCCGTACGGCTGGCGCGCGGCCGGTCCGCGCTGTCCGCACGCCGCTCCCTCGACCCGAACCTCGTCGTCTACTCGGCCTTCTCGCACCGGGGCATCCTCGGCGACCCGGCCGCGATCTACCACAAGGCGCGGGAGATCGCCCCGCACCTGCGCGGGGTGTGGGTCATGCAGGACGAGCAGCAGGCCGCGCTGCTCCCGCCCGACGTCGAGCACGTCCTCGTCGGCTCCCCGCGCTACCGCCGTATCACCGCCCGGGCCACCTACTTCGTCAACAACGTCAACTGGCCCGGCACCCTGCCCAAGCGCCCCGGCAGCGTCCACATCCACACCCACCAGGGCACGCCGCTCAAGTACATGGGCGCCGACCTGCTGGCCAAGCCCGGCGCCCGGCACGGCGTCGACGTGCCGCAGATGCTGCGCCGCGCCGACCGCTGGGACTACAGCCTGGTCGCCAACCGCCACTCCGAGCTGGTGTGGGAGCGGGCGTATCCGTGCCACTTCAGGTCACTGCGGACGGGCAGCCCGCGCAACGACGCGCTGGTCAACGCCCGGCCTGGCGACGCCGAGGCCGTCCGTGCCCGGCTGGGCATCCCAGCCGACCACACGGTCGTGCTGTACGCGCCGACCCGCCGCGACTACCGCCGGGGCGGTCATGTCGACCGCGTCGACCTGGCCAGGTTCGCCGAGGACCTCGGCGCCGGCCACACCCTCGTCGTCCGCCTGCACCCGTCCCTGGCCACCGGCCCGGCCCGCGGAATGGGCCTGGCCGAGCTGCACCGGCGCGGCATCCTGGTCGACGCCACCGACGAACCGCACGTCGAGGACGTCCTGCTCGCCTCCGACGTCCTGGTCACCGACTACTCGGCCCTGATGTTCGACTACGCCCTCCTGGACCGGCCGATCGTCGTCCACGCCGACGACTGGGGCGCGTACGCGGCGAGCCGGGGCACCTACTTCGACATCACCGCCGACTCCCCGGGCCACGTCTCGCGCTCCTACCGGGAGCTGGCGTGGCTGTTCGCCTCCCGGACCTGGCAGGACGAGGAGTCGGCGCGGCTGCGGGCCGCCTTCCGGGACCGGTTCTGCGAGTACGACGACGGACGCGCCGCCGAGCGGGTCGTACGGACGCTGCTGCTCGGCGAGGACGGGTGGGTGCCCGAGCCGGCACCGGTGCCCGAGCCGCTGCGGGCGCCCGCCGCCGACCGTGACCTGCTGACCTCCTCGTGA
- a CDS encoding MarR family transcriptional regulator, with protein sequence MSTMPTPATTEENWLRLDSQICFSLHAASRAFNGVYRVVLKELGLTYPQYLVMLVLWERGELPVKKLGEHLRLDSGTLSPLLKRLETAGLVRRERSARDERSVEVRLTEAGVALRERALQVPRRIAAATGFDLEEIRDLRERLDRLTTTLDEAALGETPGCE encoded by the coding sequence ATGAGCACGATGCCGACACCCGCCACCACCGAAGAGAACTGGCTGCGCCTGGACTCCCAGATCTGCTTCTCCCTGCACGCCGCCTCGCGCGCCTTCAACGGCGTCTACCGCGTGGTCCTCAAGGAGCTCGGGCTGACGTACCCGCAGTACCTGGTGATGCTGGTGCTGTGGGAGCGGGGCGAGCTGCCCGTGAAGAAGCTGGGCGAACACCTGCGCCTCGACTCCGGCACGCTCTCGCCGCTGCTCAAGCGACTGGAGACGGCCGGCCTGGTACGCCGGGAGCGCAGCGCCCGCGACGAACGCTCCGTGGAGGTACGGCTGACCGAGGCGGGCGTGGCGCTGCGCGAGCGCGCGCTTCAGGTGCCGCGCCGGATCGCCGCCGCGACCGGCTTCGACCTAGAGGAGATCCGCGACCTGCGCGAACGCCTCGACCGACTCACCACGACCCTGGACGAGGCGGCGCTGGGGGAGACGCCGGGGTGCGAGTAG